The uncultured Subdoligranulum sp. genomic sequence ACCGACCGCTTGCAACAAAATATTTACTGGGAAGCCTGTATCGTAAGGATACAGGCTTTTTTATATTGTTTCGCATCATCCGCAACGAAAAGAGGACAAACCGTATGGCCAAGGTGTGTTTTGTGCCGGGCAGCGGCACGCTGGCTGCCTATCTCAGCGGCGAGATCGATCATCATGCCGCCCAGTCCCTGCGCAGGGAGATCGACGCTCAGGTGGACGACCGTCTGCCCGAACTGCTGACGCTGGATTTTTCCGGCGTCACCTTCATGGATTCCTCTGGCGTGGGACTGATTCTGGGCAGGGACCGGCATATTGCCTCCCTGGGCGGGCGGCTCACCGTACAGAACCCGCCGCCCACCGTGCGGCGAATGCTGGATCTGGCCCACATTACTTATGCCTGAGAGGACTTTGCCATGAAAATGCTCAATCAAGTCAAGATTACCTTTGCCAGCCGCTCGGTGAACGAGGGCTTTGCCCGGGCGGCGCTGGCGGCGTTTCTGGTGCAGCTGGATCCCACGGTGCCCCAGCTGGCCGATCTGAAGACGGCGG encodes the following:
- a CDS encoding anti-sigma factor antagonist (This anti-anti-sigma factor, or anti-sigma factor antagonist, belongs to a family that includes characterized members SpoIIAA, RsbV, RsfA, and RsfB.), which produces MAKVCFVPGSGTLAAYLSGEIDHHAAQSLRREIDAQVDDRLPELLTLDFSGVTFMDSSGVGLILGRDRHIASLGGRLTVQNPPPTVRRMLDLAHITYA